From a region of the Uranotaenia lowii strain MFRU-FL unplaced genomic scaffold, ASM2978415v1 HiC_scaffold_135, whole genome shotgun sequence genome:
- the LOC129759272 gene encoding pre-mRNA-processing factor 40 homolog A, whose protein sequence is MSVPPVGGGHPFPAMVPFSVPPPGFGPPGAAAPMGGASGPDHGAMPTILPMVVPSVVSEWTEHKAPDGRTYFYNSVTKQSSWEKPDELKSPAEKLLSQCPWKEYRSDQGKVYYHNVNTKESQWVAPPEYVELKEKVDAERAAGEAAKAVAMKTVAAASVGAIPMLIPPVVLPVVSPALAAASDSLTSLSGVTPGSAENSSSALDQAMAATLAAIEVPEDPAPKKEEEEPVPTEEEPVVEFKDKKEAIEAFKEFLKEKNIPSSSSWEQCVKIVQKDPKFNIFKKLQEKKQAFNAYKTQKQKDEKEEQRNKLKRSKEELEKFLMTSDKMNSTMKYYRCDELFANMDVWKTVPEQDRRDIYEDCIFNLAKREKEEARVLKKRNMRVLGELLEAMTSVSHQTTWSEAQVMLLENDSFKNDVNLLGMDKEDALIVFEEHIRALEREEDEEKEREKKRQKRQQRKNRDQFLALLDGLHEEGKLTSMSLWVELYPIISADLRFSAMLGQIGSTPLDLFKFYVENLKARFHDEKKIIKEILREKEFFVQSVTTFEDFATIVCEDKRSATLDAGNVKLTYNSLLEKAEAAEKERLKEETRRIRKMENELKGIWIEAGLSAGDSWEIAQRLVMDTDVYELYEKEDKVERLWEEFVKEAEDSCSHHHSRSKKSKKNRKHKKKSRSSSKSESEMSEPEYEKVSKKKRKSRSRSRSKTSESESEGQQSERDRKKKKKKKHRKHSLSPAYEEASLLALETKNGASSRTPSPEIERKKKKKDKKKKDKRRSRSLSKGSGSGGRYRSPGLEGSSPGSPKLPEDDGALSESELESQRAALLAQLNEQMDE, encoded by the exons ATGTCGGTTCCACCGGTCGGCGGAGGGCATCCATTTCCGGCGATGGTTCCGTTCAGTGTACCCCCACCCGGATTCGGACCGCCAGGTGCTGCAGCACCAATGGGAGGAGCCAGTGGACCAGATCACGGCGCCATGCCTACGATACTGCCAATGGTGGTTCCGTCGGTGGTCAGCGAATGGACGGAACATAAGGCCCCGGATGGACGAACCTACTTCTATAACAGTGTTACCAAGCAAAGCTCCTGGGAAAAGCCCGACGAACTTAAATCGCCAGCCGAAAAGTTGCTATCCCAGTGTCCCTGGAAAGAGTATCGCTCCGATCAag GAAAGGTGTATTACCACAACGTTAACACCAAGGAATCGCAATGGGTAGCTCCACCGGAGTATGTTGAGCTGAAGGAGAAAGTCGACGCCGAACGGGCTGCTGGGGAAGCGGCTAAGGCAGTTGCTATGAAAACAGTTGCCGCTGCTTCAGTTGGTGCGATTCCAATGTTGATTCCCCCGGTTGTTCTACCAGTTGTATCACCGGCACTGGCCGCCGCAAGCGATTCGCTTACGTCCTTATCCGGTGTTACTCCGGGGTCGGCAGAGAATTCGTCTTCAGCTTTGGATCAGGCCATGGCAGCGACGCTGGCGGCCATTGAAGTTCCCGAGGATCCTGCCCCTAAAAAGGAAGAGGAAGAACCTGTACCGACAGAGGAGGAACCGGTAGTAGAATTCAAGGATAAGAAGGAGGCAATTGAAGCTTTTAAAGAATTCCTCAAAGAGAAGAATATTCCCTCCAGTTCGAGTTGGGAGCAATGTGTTAAAATTGTGCAGAAAGATCCGAAGTTTAATATATTTAAGAAGCTTCAGGAAAAGAAGCAAGCATTTAATGCGTACAAGACGCAGAAACAAAAAGACGAGAAAGAAGAGCAACGCAATAAGCTGAAACGTTCTAAAGAAGAGCTGGAAAAATTCCTCATGACTTCGGACAAAATGAATTCAACTATGAAGTATTATAGATGCGACGAGCTGTTTGCTAACATGGATGTTTGGAAAACCGTGCCGGAACAAGACCGTAGAGATATCTATGAAGATTGTATATTCAACCTTGCTAAGCGCGAGAAAGAAGAGGCTCGTGTTTTAAAGAAACGTAATATGCGAGTATTGGGAGAATTGCTTGAAGCTATGACGTCCGTTTCTCACCAGACCACGTGGTCAGAAGCACAGGTAATGCTGCTGGAAAatgattctttcaaaaatgatgtAAACCTTTTGGGTATGGACAAGGAAGATGCTCTGATTGTCTTTGAAGAGCACATTCGCGCATTGGAACGTGAAGAAGACGAAGAAAAGGAGCGTGAAAAAAAGCGCCAAAAACGTCAACAGCGTAAAAACCGAGACCAGTTTCTGGCATTACTAGACGGTCTTCACGAGGAAGGAAAGCTCACATCGATGTCCCTGTGGGTTGAGCTGTATCCAATCATTTCTGCCGATTTAAGATTCTCTGCAATGCTTGGGCAAATCGGTTCCACCCCATTGGATTTGTTCAAATTCTATGTCGAGAATCTGAAAGCACGGTTCCATGACGAGAAAAAGATTATCAAAGAAATCCTCCGAGAGAAAGAATTCTTCGTCCAATCGGTTACCACGTTTGAAGACTTTGCTACCATCGTTTGCGAAGACAAACGTTCGGCTACCTTGGATGCTGGCAACGTCAAATTGACGTACAATTCATTACTAGAGAAGGCGGAAGCTGCCGAGAAAGAACGACTCAAAGAGGAAACTCGTCGAATTCGTAAGATGGAAAACGAGCTCAAGGGAATATGGATCGAGGCTGGTTTGTCTGCTGGCGACAGTTGGGAAATTGCTCAGCGTTTGGTCATGGATACAGACGTTTACGAGCTGTACGAGAAGGAGGACAAAGTCGAGCGGCTTTGGGAAGAATTTGTCAAGGAAGCGGAAGATTCCTGCAGTCATCATCATTCAAGATCGAAAAAGTCGAAGAAAAATCGGAAGCACAAAAAGAAATCTCGGTCCTCGtcgaaatcg GAATCCGAAATGTCGGAACCAGAGTATGAGAAAGTGTCAAAGAAAAAGCGCAAATCAAGATCTCGATCCCGTTCCAAAACTTCTGAATCGGAAAGCGAAGGTCAACAAAGTGAACGGGAccggaagaaaaagaagaagaagaagcaccGGAAGCATTCGCTTTCCCCTGCATACGAAGAAGCCTCCTTGCTGGCGTTAGAGACGAAGAACGGGGCATCGTCCAGGACACCGTCGCCAGAAATCGAGCGCAAGAAG aaaaagaaagacaagaaaaagAAGGATAAGCGCCGTTCCAGATCGTTGAGCAAAGGCAGCGGTAGCGGCGGTCGTTATCGGTCACCTGGACTTGAAGGTAGCTCACCCGGTTCGCCCAAACTGCCGGAAGATGACGGCGCACTTTCAGAGTCGGAACTGGAATCACAGCGAGCAGCATTACTGGCGCAGCTAAACGAACAAATGGACGAGTGA
- the LOC129759271 gene encoding palmitoyltransferase ZDHHC23-B isoform X2, protein MLLTFQDRLRIPWRGGAKQITVDNVLPVVLLVSLQLLAALDFYCCLVVFALIPLLLAYLKRFLGRVLPKTKFFALWMFWSGIYLVALFELAVPLLELLPEENVAFVLLMTLSFFCFYKTNQRAAMNHICQVQYKEDSSSMINGDSQTSILISDREDSDESDGRLACQICRKYVPPRTYHCKVCGTCIIKQDHHSVWLNCCVGRSNHRYFLGGCVFSLLALWLFANLALTSVCHPTPIFTVFGVTVMLPDDCTDIFFQYDIALSFTGAVYALMMSVFILISLLKQSCFISRGCTGIEWQRDEHVNRRNCLVNWKMFCMGQ, encoded by the exons ATGCTGCTCACTTTCCAGGACCGACTCCGCATTCCGTGGCGGGGCGGTGCAAAGCAGATCACCGTGGACAATGTCCTGCCGGTGGTACTCCTCGTCAGTCTGCAGCTGCTTGCGGCTCTGGACTTCTACTGCTGTTTGGTCGTTTTTGCATTGATACCACTATTGTTGGCCTACCTGAAACGGTTCCTCGGTCGGGTTTTACCCAA GACCAAATTTTTCGCACTATGGATGTTCTGGAGTGGCATCTATCTCGTGGCACTATTCGAACTGGCCGTTCCTCTGTTGGAACTTTTGCCGGAGGAAAACGTTGCATTTGTCCTGCTGatgactttgtcatttttttgcttCTACAAAACTAACCAACGGGCAGCCATGAACCACATCTGCCAGGTGCAATACAAGGAAGATTCCTCATCGATGATCAACGGCGACTCACAGACGTCCATACTGATTTCGGATCGTGAGGATTCGGATGAAAGCGACGGTCGATTGGCATGCCAAATTTGTCGCAAATATGTTCCTCCTCGGACGTACCACTGCAAGGTTTGCGGAACGTGCATAATCAAGCAGGATCATCACAGCGTTTGGCTTAACTGTTGCGTGGGCCGTTCCAACCACAGATACTTTCTCGGTGGATGCGTCTTCTCGCTGTTGGCACTGTGGCTGTTCGCCAACCTAGCGCTGACGTCCGTCTGCCATCCCACTCCGATTTTCACCGTATTTGGAGTTACTGTTATGTTGCCCGATGATTGCACTGACATCTTCTTCCAGTACGA TATTGCACTTAGTTTTACTGGCGCGGTTTACGCACTGATGATGTCGGTATTCATATTGATCTCGCTGCTGAAACAG TCATGTTTTATTTCCCGTGGCTGCACCGGTATCGAGTGGCAGCGGGATGAGCACGTAAACCGGCGCAACTGCCTCGTAAACTGGAAAATGTTCTGCATGGGACAATAA
- the LOC129759271 gene encoding palmitoyltransferase ZDHHC23-B isoform X1: protein MNSYPGDVKDIYHKSASVDFLPEIDTDPLCCCEYFDHTGDRNHILACCCNCVDVDESFDSLISGRTVPVEKQRGMLLTFQDRLRIPWRGGAKQITVDNVLPVVLLVSLQLLAALDFYCCLVVFALIPLLLAYLKRFLGRVLPKTKFFALWMFWSGIYLVALFELAVPLLELLPEENVAFVLLMTLSFFCFYKTNQRAAMNHICQVQYKEDSSSMINGDSQTSILISDREDSDESDGRLACQICRKYVPPRTYHCKVCGTCIIKQDHHSVWLNCCVGRSNHRYFLGGCVFSLLALWLFANLALTSVCHPTPIFTVFGVTVMLPDDCTDIFFQYDIALSFTGAVYALMMSVFILISLLKQSCFISRGCTGIEWQRDEHVNRRNCLVNWKMFCMGQ, encoded by the exons ATGAATTCCTACCCGGGAGACGTGAAGGACATTTACCACAAGAGTGCGTCCGTGGATTTCCTGCCGGAAATCGATACGGATCCACTGTGCTGTTGTGAATATTTTGATCACACCGGGGATAGGAACCACATACTCGCTTGCTGCTGCAACTGCGTGGATGTGGACGAATCTTTCGACAG TCTCATTTCTGGTCGTACGGTTCCGGTGGAAAAGCAGCGGGGCATGCTGCTCACTTTCCAGGACCGACTCCGCATTCCGTGGCGGGGCGGTGCAAAGCAGATCACCGTGGACAATGTCCTGCCGGTGGTACTCCTCGTCAGTCTGCAGCTGCTTGCGGCTCTGGACTTCTACTGCTGTTTGGTCGTTTTTGCATTGATACCACTATTGTTGGCCTACCTGAAACGGTTCCTCGGTCGGGTTTTACCCAA GACCAAATTTTTCGCACTATGGATGTTCTGGAGTGGCATCTATCTCGTGGCACTATTCGAACTGGCCGTTCCTCTGTTGGAACTTTTGCCGGAGGAAAACGTTGCATTTGTCCTGCTGatgactttgtcatttttttgcttCTACAAAACTAACCAACGGGCAGCCATGAACCACATCTGCCAGGTGCAATACAAGGAAGATTCCTCATCGATGATCAACGGCGACTCACAGACGTCCATACTGATTTCGGATCGTGAGGATTCGGATGAAAGCGACGGTCGATTGGCATGCCAAATTTGTCGCAAATATGTTCCTCCTCGGACGTACCACTGCAAGGTTTGCGGAACGTGCATAATCAAGCAGGATCATCACAGCGTTTGGCTTAACTGTTGCGTGGGCCGTTCCAACCACAGATACTTTCTCGGTGGATGCGTCTTCTCGCTGTTGGCACTGTGGCTGTTCGCCAACCTAGCGCTGACGTCCGTCTGCCATCCCACTCCGATTTTCACCGTATTTGGAGTTACTGTTATGTTGCCCGATGATTGCACTGACATCTTCTTCCAGTACGA TATTGCACTTAGTTTTACTGGCGCGGTTTACGCACTGATGATGTCGGTATTCATATTGATCTCGCTGCTGAAACAG TCATGTTTTATTTCCCGTGGCTGCACCGGTATCGAGTGGCAGCGGGATGAGCACGTAAACCGGCGCAACTGCCTCGTAAACTGGAAAATGTTCTGCATGGGACAATAA
- the LOC129759275 gene encoding serine--tRNA ligase, cytoplasmic, which produces MVLDLDLFRSDKGHDPAKVKANQELRFKDVGLVETVIEQDGEWRKCRFNADNFNKLKNLCSKEIGEKMKKKEPQGAEDEAVPKEVADDLLALKSEDLKKLTVNQIKKVRGLIDDAVVENEKKLNEAESRRNTALREVGNHLHESVPVSNDEDENKVECTFGDCEARRKYSHVDLIVMIDGMNGEKGAIVSGGRGYFLTGPAVFLEQALIQHSLHLLYGKGYTPLYTPFFMRKEVMQEVAQLSQFDEELYKVVGKGSEKAEEGSADEKYLIATSEQPIAAYHRDEWIPEASLPIKYAGLSTCFRQEVGSHGRDTRGIFRVHQFEKVEQFVLTSPHDNKSWEMMDEMIGNAEQFCQSLGIPYRVVNIVSGALNHAASKKLDLEAWFAGSGAFRELVSCSNCLDYQARRLLVRYGQTKKMNAAVDYVHMLNATMCATTRVICAILETHQTETGVKVPEPLKKYMPEMYQDEIPFVKPAPIEVEAAAAAAKKDKKGGKKETAAA; this is translated from the exons ATGGTTCTGGATTTGGATTTGTTCCGCAGCGATAAGGGCCACGACCCAGCAAAAGTCAAAGCTAACCAGGAATTACGCTTCAAGGATGTTGGTTTGGTTGAGACGGTCATCGAGCAGGATGGCGAGTGGCGTAAGTGTCGTTTCAATGCGGACAATTTCAACAAACTCAAGAATCTCTGCAGCAAGGAAATCGGCgaaaagatgaagaaaaaagaaccaCAAGGTGCAGAAGATGAAGCTGTACCGAAAGAAGTGGCCGACGATTTGCTAGCATTGAAGAGTGAGGATCTGAAAAAGTTGACCGTCAATCAGATCAAAAAAGTTCGTGGATTGATAGACGATGCCGTAGTGGAGAACGAGAAAAAGTTGAATGAGGCAGAAAGTAGGAGGAATACGGCCCTTCGTGAGGTTGGCAATCATCTGCACGAAAGTGTCCCGGTGAGCAACGATGAGGACGAAAACAAAGTCGAATGTACATTCGGAGACTGTGAAGCTCGTCGAAAATACTCTCACGTTGACCTAATTGTTATGATCGACGGTATGAACGGGGAAAAGGGTGCTATCGTTTCCGGTGGTCGCGGATATTTCTTGACAGGACCTGCGGTGTTTTTGGAACAAGCTTTGATCCAGCACTCTCTTCACTTGTTGTACGGAAAAGGATACACCCCTTTGTATACTCCATTCTTCATGCGCAAAGAGGTGATGCAAGAAGTAGCTCAGCTGTCCCAATTCGATGAGGAACTTTACAAGGTCGTGGGAAAAGGTAGCGAAAAGGCTGAAGAAGGAAGCGCTGATGAGAAATATTTGATTGCCACTTCTGAGCAACCGATAGCAGCCTACCACCGTGATGAGTGGATTCCGGAGGCCTCTCTTCCTATCAAATACGCCGGATTGTCCACTTGCTTCCGGCAAGAAGTTGGATCTCATGGGCGAGACACTCGAGGCATCTTCCGAGTGCATCAGTTTGAAAAAGTGGAACAATTCGTGCTCACCTCTCCCCACGACAATAAATCCTGGGAAATGATGGACGAAATGATCGGTAACGCCGAGCAGTTTTGTCAATCTTTGGGTATTCCTTACCGCGTCGTTAACATCGTTTCCGGTGCGCTGAACCACGCCGCATCGAAAAAACTTGATCTTGAAGCTTGGTTTGCCGGTTCCGGTGCATTCAGGGAGCTGGTCTCCTGCAGCAACTGTTTGGATTACCAGGCTCGCAGACTGTTGGTTCGCTACGgccaaacgaaaaaaatgaacgcCGCTGTCGATTACGTCCACATGCTGAATGCTACCATGTGTGCCACCACCCGCGTTATTTGCGCTATACTCGAAACGCATCAAACAGAAACCGGTGTTAAg GTACCTGAAcctttgaaaaaatacatgccAGAGATGTACCAGGACGAGATTCCTTTCGTCAAACCAGCGCCTATTGAGGTGGAAGCAGCGGCTGCGGCCgccaagaaagacaagaaaggaGGTAAAAAGGAAACGGCAGCTGCTTAG